CGCCGTCCTGGTTCTGGCGCTCGCCGCCGAGGAAGTGGGCGCTTCACGACCGAAGCGACGGCCGAGGCTTACCCTCGAGGGTTTCGACCGGGAGTTTCGGCGTTTCCTTCTAGCAGTGGCCGTGTTTACGCTCGGAAACTCCGCCGACGCCTTCCTCGTGTTGAGGGCTCAAGAGCGTGGCTTGTCCGTTCTCGGAATCCTTGCCATGCTCGCCGGCTTCAACCTCGTCTACGCTCTCGTGTCCGTGCCCGCCGGACGGTGGTCGGACCGACTGGGGAGACGGCGCGTGATCGTGGCCGGATGGCTCTTCTATGCGGTGATCTATCTGGGTTTCGCCCTCGCCGAGGGCACGGAACATATCGTTCCCCTGTACGTGGCCTACGGTTGCTACCACGGGCTCACCGACGGAGTCGCACGCGCCTACGTGGCCGACGTGACGGCGGAAGACCAACGAGGCACGGCATTCGGCCTCTACCATGCCGTGATCGGAGCCGCGGCACTTCCCGCAAGCCTACTCGCCGGGCTTCTCTGGCAAAGCATCGGTCCCTCAGCTCCCTTCTGGATTGGCGCCGTGCTCGCACTCTTGGCAACCCTTCTTCTTCTGGTCCCCTCTTCCCGGCTAACATCTAGAGAGTTCTAGCTCTCGTGCTGGAATCGCGATAGGGGTCCTCGATTCATGGCCGCTTGATTGCCGATGACGCTCGTGATGACATTACGGCGTGATCGTCAACGCTACGAGGCGATGAGACCGTATCCTTTTGCCGCCGTTTGTCTGTCGCTGAGCTTTGCCTCCCCTGTGGCGGCATCGTCCGCGCCCCGCGTCGTCGTCCTGAACTTGTATTACGCCAAGCAAGGGAGCGAGGAGGACGTCCTCGAGACGAGGCTCGAGGCCTCCCGCGTTCGCGGTCGGCTGGGTCTTCCCCGAGGGCGCATTCTCCGCCGGATCCAGGGACCCGATTCGCTCCCCGACGTGATCTGGGAGTGCGAGTTCGAGGACGTCACCGGGCACGACCGGGACATGGACGCCCGCGCCGCAAGCCAGGATTTCGAGGCGGTAAGAGCGAGAATGGGGACGCTGCTAGAGCGTTTCGAGCGTTCGCTGTGGGAGCTGCGATTCGATGGAAACGATGGCGTTGACGTGCCGGGAATTAGCGTTCTGAACGCCTACTACCCGAGTCCGGAGCGCGAAGAAGACGTCCTCTCCCATCGCATTCATGCGAGCGAGGTTCGAGGCTCCCTCGGCTTTCCCGAGGGGCGAGTCCTGTACCGAATCTCCCAGGGGGATCTTCCGAGCGTTCTCTGGCAGATGGACTATGCGGACCTCGAAGCGCGCCGGCGCGATTCCGAAGGGATCGGCGCCACCGCCGAGTTTCAGGAAGTCATGGAGAAGATGGGAACGCTCATCCGGAGCTTCGAGCGCGGGATCTTCGAGATCGTGAGCGAATCTCGTCCAGACTGAATCGACACTCGGATATCGAGTGGTCAGGCCTACTCGAAATCCGACCAGCGATCGCCGTATAATGTCCCCCAAGTTACACTTGGGGCTTGTACCCGCACGACGAGCCTCATGGGCACCGACGGGGAGAGACGATGAAGAGGTTTGCCTTTGCCGTAGTGGGCGTCACGTTACTGTGCGTCTGGCTCACGGCGGACGACGCCCCGGTGCGAGCGGCGGTGACGGCCCCGCAGGCGCCGGAAGCGAGCCCGGCTTCCCTCGAAGAGCTGAATTTCGTCGTGCAGGACTACTGCCTCGTGTGCCACAACGACACCGCGCTGACCGGAGGCCTGACGCTCGAGGGTTTCGACGTCGCCCGCGCCGTCGAGAATGCGGAGATCGCCGAAAAGATGATCCGCAAGCTGCGAGCGGGCATGATGCCTCCGCCCTACGCACCCCACCCCGAGAACGAGCAAGTCGACGCTCTCGTCGGACTGCTCGAGAGACGAATCGACGAGGCCTATGAGAAGAACCCCAATACTGGTCGAAGGCCCTTCCAGCGGCTCAACCGAGCCGAGTACGAGCGTTCGGTTCACGACCTGGTGGGAATCGACGTGGACGTCACGGCCTTTCTGCCGCCGGACACCATCAGCCATAGTTTCGACAACATTGCCGACGTGCAGACGATGTCCGCCACGCTTCTGGAAGGATATATGCGGGCCGCGGACCAGATTAGCCGTCTCGCGGTGGGCGATCCGGACACCAGCCCGACCGAGGCGACCTACAAGCTTGCGCGAACGGCGTCGCAGATGCAGCACGTGGAAGGCGCTCCCATGGGAACGCGGGGCGGGATATCCGTCGTCCACAACTTTCCCGAC
The sequence above is a segment of the Vicinamibacteria bacterium genome. Coding sequences within it:
- a CDS encoding MFS transporter, whose amino-acid sequence is MKLHRNVWATSVASFLTDVSSEMIWNVLPLFLSNVLGARMTVVGLIEGAGESLSSLLKVFSGFLSDRYSNRKKLAVLGYALSTVAKPFLYFAMTWGTVLAVRVTDRMGKGIRTAPRDALLASSIPTEHRGFAFGLHRAADTAGAFVGLVAAGAVVWLTQRGGLELERTTFQTLVFWGVIPAIIAVLVLALAAEEVGASRPKRRPRLTLEGFDREFRRFLLAVAVFTLGNSADAFLVLRAQERGLSVLGILAMLAGFNLVYALVSVPAGRWSDRLGRRRVIVAGWLFYAVIYLGFALAEGTEHIVPLYVAYGCYHGLTDGVARAYVADVTAEDQRGTAFGLYHAVIGAAALPASLLAGLLWQSIGPSAPFWIGAVLALLATLLLLVPSSRLTSREF